From the genome of Candidatus Rokuibacteriota bacterium:
GGCTGGCTCGAGAAAAACTTGCCGGCGGACCTGTGCGTGGACGATGCCTTCGACGAGCGCGTCGCGCCGGACCGCGCGACCTTCGATCGCCGCGTGGCCTGGCAGAGGAGGATGTACGCCTCCCGGTGGGTCGGCATCTCCTGGCCGGCCAGCTATGGCGGCCGGGACGCGACGCTGCTGGAGCAGATCATCTTCGATGAGGAGTACTTCCGCGCTCGCGCTCCCGTCCTGCCCGGCTACTCCGGCGTGAACATGGCGGGGCCGACCATCATCGAGTGGGGCACCGAGGAGCAGAAGCGGCGCTTCCTGCCGCGCATCCTGAGCGGCGAGGACATCTGGTGCCAGGGTTACTCCGAGCCGGGCGCCGGTTCCGACCTGGCAAGCCTCGCGACCCGGGCGGAGGACAGGGGCGATCATTTCGTGGTCAACGGCCAGAAGGTGTGGACGTCGGGCGCCCAGTTCGCCGACTGGATCTACGCGCTCGTGCGCACCGACCCGGCGGCGCCCAAGCACCGCGGCATCAGCTACCTGCTCGCCGATATGAAGACGCCCGGCATCACCGTGCGGCCGCTGGTCCTCATGAACGGCCATCGCCACTTCAACGAGGTCTTCTTCGTCGACGTCCGCGTGCCGAAGGAGAATCTGATCGGGCGGCAGAACGAGGGCTGGAGGCCGGCCATGACCACGCTCATGTACGAGCGCAAGTCCGGCGGCGGGCGGGGCTATACCGAGCAGCTCGCGCGGCTCCGGGCCCTGGCCGGAGAGCTCTACGTCGCCGGCCGGCCCGCATGGGAGGACCCGCTGGTCCGTCAGGGCTTCTCCCAGCTCTGGATCGACGCCACCTGCCTTCGGTACACGCGGCTCCGCAACATCACGCGCCAGCTCCGCGGCGAGCCGCCCGGGCCCGAGGGCTCCATCCTCAAGCTGTTCGGCTCCGAGCTCGGCGTGCGCATTGCGGACTTCGCCGGCGAGCTGCTGGGCCCCCGCGTGCTGGTCAACCGGCCGAGCACGGCCGTGCCCGACGGCCCGCGCTGGTACAACCGCGTCGTCAGCGCCCGCCAGTACACTATCGCGGGAGGCACCAGCGAAATTCAGCGCAACATCATCGGCGAGCGCGTGCTGGGTCTGCCGAAGGACTAAGAGGAGGACTCACAGTGGCCGGGATCACGCTCGAGCAGGCGACGACGGTGGTGGAGGCGGCGCTCAGGAAGGGCCGGGAAACGGGCTGCGCGCCGCTGGCCGTGGCGGTGCTGGACGACGGCGGGCACCTGAAGGCCTTCTCCCGTGAGGACGGGGCCGGCATCATCCGTCCCCAGATCGCCGTGGGCAAGGCCTGGGGCGCGCTCGGGATGGGCATGGGCTCGCGCGCCCTGGCCCGCCGCGTGGCGGAGCAGCCTCAGCAGGCGCCGTTCTTCGCCGCGCTCAACGCGATGTCGGACGGGCGGGTGGTGCCCGCGCCCGGCGGCGTCCTGATCCGCGACGGCGCCGGGACGGTGATCGGCGCGGTCGGCATCTCCGGCGATACGTCGGACAAGGACGAGGCCTGCGCGCTTGCCGGCATCGAGGCCGCCAAGCTCGTCGGCGACACGGGATAGCCGTCGCTCGCTTGACAGGGTCGTGCGCTTCTCTCATAGTCTGGCCCTCTCACAGGTGGACGCAGTGAACCCCGAAGCACAGCTG
Proteins encoded in this window:
- a CDS encoding acyl-CoA dehydrogenase family protein, encoding MDFQYTPEQEAFRREVRGWLEKNLPADLCVDDAFDERVAPDRATFDRRVAWQRRMYASRWVGISWPASYGGRDATLLEQIIFDEEYFRARAPVLPGYSGVNMAGPTIIEWGTEEQKRRFLPRILSGEDIWCQGYSEPGAGSDLASLATRAEDRGDHFVVNGQKVWTSGAQFADWIYALVRTDPAAPKHRGISYLLADMKTPGITVRPLVLMNGHRHFNEVFFVDVRVPKENLIGRQNEGWRPAMTTLMYERKSGGGRGYTEQLARLRALAGELYVAGRPAWEDPLVRQGFSQLWIDATCLRYTRLRNITRQLRGEPPGPEGSILKLFGSELGVRIADFAGELLGPRVLVNRPSTAVPDGPRWYNRVVSARQYTIAGGTSEIQRNIIGERVLGLPKD
- a CDS encoding heme-binding protein, producing MAGITLEQATTVVEAALRKGRETGCAPLAVAVLDDGGHLKAFSREDGAGIIRPQIAVGKAWGALGMGMGSRALARRVAEQPQQAPFFAALNAMSDGRVVPAPGGVLIRDGAGTVIGAVGISGDTSDKDEACALAGIEAAKLVGDTG